The following coding sequences lie in one Arachis ipaensis cultivar K30076 chromosome B03, Araip1.1, whole genome shotgun sequence genomic window:
- the LOC107630110 gene encoding G-type lectin S-receptor-like serine/threonine-protein kinase At4g27290 has product KHKSVVGYIKMLLTFFFLMFFVTPSTSIDSFGMNQSIRDGETLVSAGGSFVVGFFSPGTSTNRYLGVFYKDASGNQTVMWVANREKPLQNKSGILKFNENGTLQLFSGTTNTSVWSSNISTKDLNSNSSTAQLLDSGNLIVKSSDDGSKILWQSFDFPGDVLMPGMKIGLNLVTGLDRYLSTWKSADDPARGDYSIKFDPRGYPQIIQMKGVVLNAREGSWNGLYFTGYPYLVQNNMFRRDFFFNGEEMYYKSEILDGSTFRINRMMPSGIWQTTTWTGQGRGQVKTTTSGGLEDCDNFAFCGSNSVCNMVDNDAACECLKGYVPKFPEQWNVSHWSNGCVRKTASKCDITDGFSKYINMKLPDTSSSWFDKTMNLEECQRSCLKNCSCTAYANLDIRNGGTGCLLWFNHLVDMRQFNQRGQDLFIKVPNSELANEHGNMKKKKNVAIVVAGVIIFGLIICASIVLIKYPGLARNIWKNKQRQVDVDLPIFDFSVLAKATDNFSSNKKLGEGGFGPVYKGTLENGEEIAVKRLSRGSKQGVKEFKTEVALIAKLQHRNLVKLLGCCIQGGEKILIYEFMPNKSLDHFVFDETRRKSLNWLQRFNIISGIARGLLYLHQDSRLKIIHRDLKTSNILLDTNLNPKISDFGLARIFLGDQVEANTNKVAETYGYMSPEYAVHGQFSEKSDIFSYGVIVLELLSGKRNRDFSDSENYHNLLGHAWRLWTEEKPLELLDEVLRENCNPSEVIRCIQVGLLCVQQRPEDRPNMSLVVLMLNGEKMLPKPNFPGFYIDRGVQLQADSSLPNNTLFSANQISITILEAR; this is encoded by the exons AAACACAAATCAGTGGTGGGTTATATCAAAATGTTACTTACCTTCTTCTTTCTAATGTTCTTCGTTACACCCTCCACTTCGATAGATAGTTTTGGAATGAATCAATCTATTCGCGACGGTGAAACATTGGTTTCAGCTGGTGGAAGTTTCGTGGTTGGTTTCTTCAGCCCTGGAACTTCAACAAACCGATATTTGGGTGTGTTTTATAAAGATGCATCAGGAAACCAAACGGTTATGTGGGTAGCCAACAGAGAAAAGCCCCTTCAAAACAAATCCGGGATCTTAAAGTTCAATGAAAATGGGACTCTCCAACTTTTCAGTGGCACAACCAACACCAGTGTTTGGTCCTCCAACATTTCAACCAAAGACTTGAACAGTAACTCTTCAACTGCACAGCTCCTGGATTCGGGAAATCTTATAGTGAAAAGTTCAGATGATGGAAGCAAGATTCTGTGGCAGAGTTTCGATTTTCCCGGCGACGTATTGATGCCGGGAATGAAGATTGGATTGAATTTAGTTACAGGTCTGGATAGATATCTGTCAACCTGGAAAAGCGCCGACGACCCGGCCCGGGGAGATTATTCTATAAAATTTGATCCCAGAGGATATCCACAAATAATTCAAATGAAGGGGGTTGTATTGAATGCCAGAGAAGGGTCCTGGAATGGCCTTTATTTCACTGGCTATCCATATTTGGTGCAGAACAATATGTTTCGACGCGACTTCTTTTTTAACGGTGAAGAAATGTATTATAAGTCGGAAATTCTTGACGGATCAACTTTTAGAATAAATCGAATGATGCCTTCAGGTATTTGGCAAACTACTACATGGACGGGACAAGGAAGAGGTCAGGTGAAAACAACCACATCCGGGGGACTGGAAGATTGTGACAATTTTGCATTTTGTGGTTCAAATTCTGTATGCAATATGGTTGATAATGATGCAGCCTGTGAGTGCCTCAAAGGTTATGTTCCAAAGTTTCCTGAACAATGGAATGTGTCACATTGGTCTAACGGTTGTGTTAGAAAGACTGCGTCTAAGTGTGATATTACAGACGGATTCTCGAAATACATAAACATGAAATTGCCGGATACATCTTCTTCATGGTTTGATAAGACAATGAATCTTGAGGAATGTCAGAGGTCATGCTTGAAAAACTGTTCCTGTACGGCGTATGCGAATTTGGATATCCGTAATGGAGGAACTGGCTGTCTACTTTGGTTCAATCATCTTGTTGACATGAGGCAATTTAATCAAAGGGGTCAAGACCTTTTCATCAAAGTCCCTAACTCAGAGTTAG CTAATGAACATGGaaacatgaagaagaagaagaatgttgCAATTGTAGTAGCTGGAGTGATTATTTTTGGATTAATCATATGTGCCAGCATAGTGCTCATTAAATATCCAG GGTTAGCAAGAAATATATGGAAAAACAAGCAAAGACAGGTAGACGTTGATCTCCCAATATTCGATTTCTCAGTCTTAGCTAAAGCTACTGACAACTTTTCAAGCAACAAAAAACTTGGAGAAGGTGGTTTTGGACCAGTATACAAG GGAACATTGGAAAATGGAGAAGAAATTGCTGTCAAGAGACTTTCTAGAGGCTCCAAAcaaggtgtcaaggaatttaaGACTGAAGTTGCGTTAATAGCTAAACTTCAACACCGTAATCTTGTAAAGCTTCTCGGTTGTTGCATTCAGGGAGGAGAAAAAATATTGATCTATGAATTCATGCCAAATAAAAGTTTGGACCACTTTGTTTTTG ATGAAACAAGAAGAAAGTCCCTAAATTGGCTTCAACGTTTTAACATTATTAGCGGCATTGCTCGAGGGCTTCTTTATCTTCATCAGGATTCTAGACTGAAGATTATTCATAGAGATCTTAAAACCAGTAATATTTTATTAGATACAAATTTAAATCCCAAAATATCAGATTTTGGTTTGGCTCGAATATTTTTAGGCGATCAAGTTGAAGCGAATACAAATAAAGTTGCTGAAACATA TGGATATATGTCGCCCGAATATGCAGTGCATGGACAATTCTCAGAGAAATCAGATATATTTAGTTATGGTGTAATAGTATTAGAGTTGTTAAGTGGAAAAAGAAATAGAGATTTTTCAGATTCTGAAAACTACCATAATCTACTTGGACAT GCATGGAGATTGTGGACTGAGGAGAAGCCATTGGAACTATTGGATGAAGTATTGAGGGAAAATTGCAACCCTTCTGAAGTCATAAGATGCATACAAGTGGGCCTACTATGTGTGCAACAAAGACCAGAAGATAGGCCGAATATGTCATTGGTGGTTCTAATGCTAAATGGCGAGAAAATGTTGCCCAAACCAAATTTTCCTGGATTTTACATTGATAGAGGTGTTCAACTTCAAGCAGATTCATCATTGCCGAACAACACACTCTTTTCAGCTAACCAAATTTCCATAACAATATTAGAAGCTAGATAG